Proteins encoded within one genomic window of Cetobacterium somerae ATCC BAA-474:
- the mrdA gene encoding penicillin-binding protein 2 translates to MKKDLGIKLGKSFEFRGEIYKVFIFLVFVLLGSRMAYLQILQKDKYNYLAQKNRVKLRKIDAERGNIYDSNGELVVTNTLGYRLVYLNQRVVTNEQLKEMSEATGYSEDYLQKRIKYGEIVPYTKENILVEDLDLDLAHKLMEKIGDYSYLEVQSYSKRKYIHDSLAAHTIGYVKKITEKEYENLKEDGYSPRDIVGKTGIEKIYDSQMKGKPGYDYIEVNALNKAQKIEKSKDPTPGYNLHLSLDMRLQKYMEEVFQEENLSGALVAIEAQTGKVLTLVSYPTYSLTTFSSKISQEDWDQITNDPRKPLTNKSISGEYPPGSVFKPFSAFAFFNNGLDPKTKIFDNGVYSIGKWSWRAWKKGGHGTVDFEKSIVESVNPYYYKYADQFGHEPIIDVAGNFGYGKLSKIDVFGERAGILPSEKWKKKRFKQGWFKGDTIILSIGQGYLLATPMQVAVSYMGLANRGKAYVPHVVDYMENGSEKVEIKPEVLYETNYPSWYYDVLNKALINTVEKDNGTTKALRTPGLVIGAKSGSSQNSRFDETHALVAGYFPADKQPKIVFTVLLEGAGGGGRVAGGVAKKFVDKYLEYYNEEMK, encoded by the coding sequence GTGAAAAAAGATCTTGGAATAAAGTTAGGAAAAAGTTTCGAATTTAGAGGGGAAATATATAAAGTATTTATTTTTCTAGTATTTGTATTACTAGGAAGTAGAATGGCATATTTACAAATTTTACAAAAAGATAAGTATAATTATTTAGCTCAAAAAAATAGAGTTAAATTAAGAAAAATTGATGCAGAAAGAGGAAATATATATGATTCTAATGGTGAATTAGTTGTTACTAATACACTGGGGTATAGATTGGTATATTTGAACCAAAGAGTTGTAACTAATGAACAATTAAAAGAGATGAGTGAAGCAACTGGATATAGTGAAGATTATTTACAAAAAAGGATAAAGTACGGAGAAATTGTACCTTATACTAAAGAAAATATTCTGGTAGAAGATTTAGATTTGGATTTAGCTCATAAATTAATGGAAAAAATTGGAGATTATTCATATTTGGAAGTTCAAAGCTATTCTAAAAGAAAATATATACATGATTCATTAGCAGCACATACAATTGGGTATGTAAAAAAGATAACAGAAAAAGAGTATGAAAATTTGAAAGAGGATGGATATTCTCCAAGAGATATTGTTGGAAAAACTGGAATTGAAAAAATTTATGATTCTCAAATGAAAGGGAAACCTGGATATGATTATATTGAGGTTAATGCTTTGAATAAAGCTCAAAAAATTGAAAAAAGTAAAGATCCAACTCCAGGATATAACCTACATTTATCTTTAGATATGAGATTACAAAAGTATATGGAAGAAGTTTTCCAAGAGGAGAATCTATCAGGAGCTTTAGTAGCAATAGAGGCTCAAACAGGAAAAGTATTAACATTAGTAAGTTATCCAACATATTCACTGACTACGTTTAGTTCTAAAATTTCTCAAGAGGATTGGGACCAAATAACAAATGACCCAAGAAAGCCATTAACAAATAAAAGTATATCAGGAGAATATCCACCAGGTTCAGTATTTAAGCCATTTTCAGCATTTGCATTTTTTAATAATGGTTTAGATCCTAAAACAAAAATATTTGACAATGGTGTTTATAGCATTGGAAAATGGAGTTGGAGAGCTTGGAAAAAGGGTGGACATGGAACGGTTGATTTTGAAAAATCTATAGTAGAATCTGTAAATCCATATTATTACAAATATGCTGACCAATTTGGGCATGAACCAATTATAGATGTAGCTGGAAATTTCGGTTATGGTAAACTATCTAAAATAGATGTTTTTGGAGAGAGAGCAGGAATATTACCAAGTGAAAAATGGAAAAAGAAAAGATTTAAACAAGGTTGGTTTAAAGGAGATACAATAATCTTGTCAATAGGACAAGGGTATCTTTTAGCTACACCTATGCAAGTTGCAGTATCCTATATGGGACTTGCAAATAGAGGAAAAGCTTATGTACCCCATGTTGTAGACTATATGGAAAACGGTAGTGAAAAAGTAGAGATAAAGCCAGAGGTTTTGTATGAAACAAATTATCCAAGTTGGTATTATGATGTTTTAAATAAAGCATTAATAAATACTGTTGAAAAGGATAACGGAACAACAAAAGCATTAAGAACCCCTGGATTGGTTATAGGAGCAAAAAGTGGATCATCTCAGAATTCAAGATTTGATGAAACTCATGCTCTTGTTGCAGGATATTTTCCAGCAGACAAGCAGCCTAAGATTGTATTTACAGTTCTATTAGAAGGAGCTGGAGGAGGAGGCCGTGTTGCTGGAGGAGTTGCTAAAAAATTTGTGGACAAATATTTGGAATATTACAATGAGGAGATGAAATGA
- the mtaB gene encoding tRNA (N(6)-L-threonylcarbamoyladenosine(37)-C(2))-methylthiotransferase MtaB: protein MNFNNKKVAFYTLGCKVNQYESESIKNQLIKIGYEEENFENKSDIYIVNSCTVTSIADKKTRNVLRRAKKMNPESIVIVTGCYAQTNSKELLEIEEIDFVVGNSNKSGLVDFIQDIENKKSKVLTENIFEERTYEEYEFATLREMSRAYIKIQDGCNNFCSYCKIPFGRGKSRSRSLESICKEIEVLTKEGFKEFIIIGINLGAYGEDLDSDINLETLLETVVKLEGVERVRIGSMYPDKISDRFIEIMRENSNKLMPHLHISLQSCDNTVLERMRRNYGAELIQERLLKLRENVENMEYTADVIVGFPGETDEMFNNTYEVIKSIGFSDLHVFQYSDREKTLANTFTDKIDGNVKKKRAEVLETLRKEMGKERREKYIGKELEVLVEEIKEDGCSYGYSQNYLRVKTLEATAGVNELVKVEISNLEKELLIGNEKGKRV, encoded by the coding sequence ATGAATTTTAATAATAAAAAAGTAGCTTTCTATACATTAGGGTGTAAAGTTAATCAATATGAAAGTGAAAGTATAAAGAATCAATTAATAAAAATAGGATACGAAGAGGAAAATTTTGAAAATAAATCAGATATTTATATTGTTAACTCATGTACAGTAACAAGTATAGCTGATAAAAAAACAAGAAATGTGTTAAGAAGAGCTAAAAAAATGAATCCTGAATCAATTGTTATTGTTACAGGTTGTTATGCTCAGACAAATTCAAAAGAATTACTAGAGATTGAAGAGATTGATTTTGTTGTTGGAAATAGTAATAAAAGTGGTCTAGTAGATTTTATTCAAGATATTGAAAATAAAAAATCAAAAGTATTAACAGAGAATATTTTTGAAGAGAGAACGTACGAAGAGTATGAGTTTGCTACTTTAAGAGAGATGTCAAGAGCGTATATAAAAATACAAGATGGATGTAATAATTTCTGTTCATATTGTAAGATACCATTTGGTAGAGGAAAAAGTAGATCTCGTTCTTTAGAAAGTATCTGTAAAGAGATAGAAGTATTAACAAAAGAAGGATTTAAAGAGTTTATTATCATTGGAATAAATTTAGGTGCTTATGGTGAAGATTTAGACTCTGATATTAATTTAGAAACACTTTTAGAAACAGTAGTTAAGCTAGAAGGAGTTGAAAGAGTTAGAATAGGTTCTATGTATCCAGATAAGATATCAGATAGATTTATAGAGATTATGAGAGAGAACAGTAATAAGTTAATGCCACATTTACATATATCATTACAATCTTGTGATAATACAGTTTTAGAAAGAATGAGAAGAAATTATGGTGCAGAACTTATCCAAGAAAGATTATTGAAGCTTAGAGAAAATGTTGAAAATATGGAATATACAGCAGATGTTATTGTGGGATTCCCAGGAGAAACAGATGAGATGTTTAATAATACATATGAAGTAATAAAAAGTATAGGATTCTCAGATTTACATGTTTTCCAATATTCAGACAGAGAGAAAACTTTAGCAAATACATTTACAGATAAAATTGATGGAAATGTAAAAAAGAAAAGAGCTGAAGTTTTAGAAACTCTAAGAAAAGAGATGGGAAAAGAAAGAAGAGAAAAATATATAGGAAAAGAACTAGAGGTTTTAGTTGAAGAGATAAAAGAAGACGGATGCTCATATGGATATAGTCAAAACTATTTAAGAGTAAAAACTTTAGAAGCAACAGCTGGTGTTAATGAATTAGTAAAAGTAGAAATTTCAAATTTAGAAAAGGAGTTACTAATTGGAAATGAGAAAGGAAAAAGGGTTTAG
- the ruvB gene encoding Holliday junction branch migration DNA helicase RuvB: protein MDRIVSNEELEFEGEVQKNLRPKRLAEYIGQESLKEKMSIFIEAAKKRGGCIDHILLYGPPGLGKTTLAGVIATEMGVNLKITSGPILDKAGDLAAILTSLEENDILFIDEIHRLNTSVEEILYPAMEDGELDIIIGKGPSARSIRIELPPFTLIGATTRAGLLSSPLRDRFGVVHRMDYYKENELEGIVKRGGAILGVKVEEEGAKEIALRSRGTPRIANRLLKRVRDYCEIKGNGVVDLNSAIKALNILGVDKQGLDELDRDIIKAIIENYGGGPVGVETLALMLGEDRRTIEEVYEPYLVKIGYIKRTSRGRMVTEKAYNHFEIKE, encoded by the coding sequence ATGGATAGGATAGTTTCTAATGAAGAGTTGGAATTTGAAGGAGAAGTTCAAAAAAATCTTAGACCAAAAAGATTAGCTGAATATATCGGTCAAGAATCATTAAAAGAAAAAATGAGTATTTTTATAGAAGCTGCAAAAAAAAGAGGTGGTTGCATAGATCATATTCTTTTATATGGACCACCTGGGTTAGGAAAAACAACTTTAGCAGGAGTAATAGCTACAGAGATGGGAGTTAACTTAAAAATAACTTCAGGACCAATATTAGATAAAGCTGGAGATTTAGCAGCTATTTTAACATCATTAGAAGAGAATGATATATTATTTATTGATGAAATTCATAGATTGAATACGTCGGTAGAGGAGATTTTATATCCAGCTATGGAAGATGGAGAGTTAGATATTATTATTGGAAAAGGACCTTCAGCGAGATCAATAAGAATAGAATTACCACCATTTACTTTAATTGGAGCTACAACTAGAGCGGGTCTTTTGAGTTCTCCTTTAAGAGATAGATTTGGAGTAGTTCATAGAATGGACTATTATAAAGAAAATGAACTTGAAGGAATAGTAAAAAGAGGTGGCGCTATTTTAGGTGTCAAAGTTGAAGAAGAGGGAGCAAAAGAGATTGCTTTGAGAAGTAGAGGAACTCCGAGAATTGCAAATAGATTATTAAAAAGAGTTAGAGATTATTGTGAAATAAAAGGAAATGGAGTAGTTGATTTAAATAGCGCTATAAAAGCACTAAATATTTTAGGCGTAGATAAACAAGGTTTAGATGAATTAGATAGAGATATTATAAAAGCTATAATAGAAAATTATGGTGGTGGTCCAGTAGGTGTTGAAACTTTAGCCTTGATGTTGGGAGAAGATAGAAGAACAATAGAAGAGGTATATGAACCCTATTTAGTTAAAATTGGTTATATTAAAAGAACTAGTCGTGGTAGAATGGTTACAGAAAAGGCTTATAATCATTTTGAGATAAAGGAGTAA
- a CDS encoding divergent PAP2 family protein has translation MEKGIILGNRILDVVFIAWFIAQFYKVITTIFIDRKLNMKRIFETGGMPSSHSSTMASLSTAIGLAHGTQSTIFAISFVLAGVVMYDAAGIRRAAGKHAGLLNTLLDRFAAKVGEKLHDEKLKELLGHSPLEVLVGAILGVVVAFVFKGYIQA, from the coding sequence ATGGAAAAAGGAATAATTTTAGGAAATAGAATTCTAGATGTAGTATTTATAGCTTGGTTTATAGCCCAGTTTTATAAAGTTATAACTACAATATTTATTGATAGAAAACTAAATATGAAAAGAATTTTTGAAACTGGAGGAATGCCAAGTTCCCACTCTTCAACTATGGCATCATTAAGTACAGCTATAGGATTAGCTCATGGAACCCAAAGTACAATATTTGCTATTTCATTTGTTTTAGCTGGAGTAGTGATGTATGATGCTGCTGGAATTAGAAGAGCAGCAGGAAAACATGCAGGGCTTTTAAATACTTTACTGGATAGATTTGCAGCAAAAGTTGGAGAGAAACTGCATGATGAAAAATTAAAAGAGCTTTTAGGACACAGTCCATTAGAAGTATTAGTAGGGGCTATATTAGGAGTGGTTGTAGCTTTTGTGTTTAAAGGTTATATTCAAGCTTAA
- the yhbY gene encoding ribosome assembly RNA-binding protein YhbY has protein sequence MSLTSKKRAFLRKRAHNLEPIFRIGKEGFSETLAQGVLEALIPRELIKVKILQNSEADKNEVAYQIAEMIEAEVVGIIGRTIIFYKENQDKPTISLELKAVK, from the coding sequence ATGAGTTTAACAAGCAAAAAAAGAGCGTTTTTAAGAAAGAGAGCTCACAATTTAGAGCCAATATTTAGAATAGGAAAAGAGGGATTCTCTGAAACATTAGCACAAGGAGTTTTAGAGGCATTAATTCCAAGAGAACTTATTAAAGTAAAAATACTTCAAAATTCAGAAGCGGATAAAAATGAAGTAGCTTACCAAATAGCTGAAATGATAGAGGCAGAAGTTGTAGGAATAATTGGAAGAACTATAATATTCTACAAAGAAAATCAAGATAAACCAACAATATCACTAGAATTAAAAGCAGTTAAATAA
- a CDS encoding RrF2 family transcriptional regulator: protein MKISTKVRYGVKALVYIAEASQKGNLARIKEISESEDISVQYLEQILFKLKNENIIQGKRGPNGGYKLSMEPEDITLHELYKILDDEVKVIDCNENNKSKNCSCVDDECSTTCIWSKLDIAMTKILEGTTLAELIKNKDMI, encoded by the coding sequence ATGAAAATAAGTACAAAAGTTAGATATGGTGTAAAAGCATTAGTATATATAGCTGAAGCTTCTCAAAAGGGAAACTTAGCTCGAATAAAAGAGATATCAGAATCAGAGGATATTTCAGTTCAGTATTTAGAGCAAATTTTATTTAAATTAAAAAATGAAAATATAATTCAAGGAAAAAGAGGACCGAATGGAGGTTATAAACTTTCAATGGAACCTGAAGATATAACATTACATGAATTGTATAAAATATTAGATGATGAAGTTAAAGTTATTGATTGTAATGAGAATAATAAAAGCAAAAATTGTTCTTGTGTTGATGACGAGTGCTCAACGACTTGTATATGGAGTAAATTAGATATAGCTATGACTAAAATTTTAGAAGGAACAACTTTAGCAGAGCTAATAAAAAATAAGGATATGATATAG
- a CDS encoding DUF445 domain-containing protein translates to MLVKALLLIVIGSMIGWVTNYIAIKMLFRPYKEINLGFFKIQGLIPKRRHEIGITLADTIQNELISLDDITKKLENANLDVEMERVIDSILEKKLASEITTRFPMIAMFLNESALNKIKDAIKGSIMENKDQIIGMLFETLEKNVDFKEIIVEKVDGFSLEELERITFSLAKKELKHIEIIGAILGGLIGVVQFVITVFI, encoded by the coding sequence ATGTTAGTAAAAGCGTTACTTTTAATTGTTATTGGATCGATGATTGGATGGGTTACAAACTATATTGCAATAAAGATGTTATTTAGACCATATAAAGAGATAAACTTAGGGTTTTTTAAAATCCAAGGTTTAATTCCTAAAAGAAGACATGAAATAGGAATAACTTTAGCAGATACAATTCAAAATGAACTAATATCATTAGATGATATAACAAAAAAATTAGAAAATGCAAATTTAGATGTTGAAATGGAAAGAGTAATTGACAGTATATTAGAAAAAAAGTTAGCATCAGAGATAACAACGAGATTTCCAATGATAGCTATGTTTTTAAATGAATCAGCTTTAAATAAAATAAAAGATGCTATAAAAGGGTCGATAATGGAAAATAAAGATCAAATAATTGGAATGTTATTTGAAACTTTAGAAAAAAATGTTGATTTTAAAGAGATTATAGTTGAAAAAGTAGATGGATTTTCTTTGGAAGAGCTAGAGAGAATAACTTTTTCTTTAGCAAAGAAAGAGTTGAAACATATAGAAATAATTGGAGCTATTTTAGGTGGACTTATTGGAGTTGTACAATTTGTAATAACAGTTTTTATTTAA
- a CDS encoding ribonuclease J yields MNLENIVEKEKDATKKKTRRRKYYNKPKQGEKAPNTEVLNETKKNNDVKTVEVKTTQQQRPQAPKKRVPAKKVEAEEEVKKPILKTEKEEKMYVIPLGGLDEIGKNMTLVQYRDEIIIIDSGVTFPDDGLLGIDLVIPDFSYIESNKDKIKGLFITHGHEDHIGSVPYLYQKIDKNVPLHGGKLTLALIKAKFESGEVSKVLPKMREVKGRDKIRVGKYFEVEFVGVTHSIADAYAVVVTTPAGRVMYTGDFKIDLTPVDGDGVDFLRLAQIGEEGVDLLLSDSTNSEIDGFTPSERSVGEAFKVEFAKAKGRIIIAAFASHVHRLQQIVNIAHEHGRKIAIDGRSLIKVFDIAATLGYLKLPENIMINLSDVDKMRDNKVVILCTGTQGEPMAALSRIAKNMHKHTKVKEGDTVIISATPIPGNERAVSNNINSLLKYEAEVVFKKIAGIHVSGHASKEEQKLMLNLIKPKHFMPVHGEFKMLKAHKETAIETGIPKSNIVIATNGSKVEVTKTSAKIKGKVNAGATLVDGLGVGDIGHIVLKDRQQLSQDGVVIVVFALDKETGKVLSGPDIVTRGFVYSRDSDEILNEANEQIKVKLKEFENSAIKDWTVIKNSVRDVAGKFFYNRIKRTPVILPIIMDV; encoded by the coding sequence ATGAATTTAGAAAATATTGTTGAAAAGGAGAAAGACGCAACAAAGAAAAAAACAAGACGAAGAAAATATTATAATAAACCAAAGCAAGGAGAAAAAGCTCCAAATACTGAGGTTTTAAATGAAACTAAAAAAAATAATGATGTAAAGACAGTTGAAGTTAAAACAACTCAACAACAAAGACCTCAAGCACCTAAAAAAAGAGTTCCAGCAAAAAAAGTTGAAGCTGAAGAAGAGGTTAAAAAACCAATTTTAAAAACTGAAAAAGAGGAAAAAATGTATGTTATTCCTTTAGGTGGATTAGATGAAATTGGAAAAAATATGACTTTAGTTCAATATAGAGATGAAATTATTATTATTGATTCTGGAGTTACTTTCCCAGATGATGGATTATTAGGAATAGATTTAGTTATTCCAGATTTCAGCTATATCGAAAGTAACAAAGATAAAATAAAAGGGCTATTTATAACTCATGGTCATGAGGACCATATTGGATCTGTGCCTTATTTATATCAAAAAATAGATAAAAATGTACCTCTTCATGGAGGAAAGTTAACATTAGCATTAATAAAAGCTAAGTTTGAAAGTGGAGAAGTTTCAAAAGTACTTCCTAAAATGAGAGAGGTAAAAGGAAGAGATAAGATAAGAGTTGGAAAATATTTTGAGGTTGAATTTGTAGGCGTTACACACTCAATAGCAGATGCTTATGCAGTTGTTGTTACAACTCCAGCAGGAAGAGTAATGTATACAGGAGATTTTAAAATTGATTTAACACCAGTTGACGGAGACGGAGTGGATTTTTTAAGACTTGCGCAAATTGGTGAAGAGGGAGTAGATTTATTACTTTCAGATTCAACAAACTCAGAAATAGATGGATTTACTCCATCTGAAAGAAGTGTTGGAGAAGCTTTTAAAGTTGAATTTGCAAAAGCAAAAGGAAGAATTATAATAGCAGCATTTGCATCTCACGTTCATAGACTTCAACAGATTGTAAATATAGCTCATGAACATGGAAGAAAAATTGCAATAGATGGAAGAAGCTTAATTAAAGTTTTTGATATAGCGGCAACTTTAGGATATTTAAAGCTTCCTGAAAATATTATGATAAACTTATCAGATGTTGATAAAATGAGAGATAATAAAGTTGTTATTCTGTGTACAGGAACTCAAGGTGAGCCAATGGCAGCGTTATCAAGAATAGCCAAAAATATGCATAAACATACAAAAGTAAAAGAGGGAGATACTGTTATAATTTCAGCAACTCCAATTCCAGGAAATGAGAGAGCTGTTTCAAATAACATAAATAGTCTTTTAAAATATGAAGCAGAAGTTGTATTTAAAAAAATAGCTGGAATACATGTTTCAGGGCATGCAAGTAAAGAAGAGCAAAAGCTAATGTTAAATTTAATAAAACCTAAACATTTTATGCCTGTTCATGGAGAGTTTAAAATGTTAAAAGCTCATAAAGAAACAGCAATAGAGACTGGAATTCCTAAAAGTAATATAGTAATAGCTACTAACGGAAGCAAAGTAGAAGTAACAAAAACTAGTGCGAAGATAAAAGGAAAAGTTAATGCAGGAGCTACATTGGTTGATGGTCTTGGTGTTGGAGATATTGGACATATAGTTCTAAAAGATAGACAACAGTTATCACAAGATGGAGTAGTAATTGTAGTATTTGCTTTAGATAAGGAAACAGGAAAAGTATTAAGTGGTCCTGATATTGTTACTAGAGGATTTGTATACTCAAGAGATTCTGATGAAATATTAAATGAAGCTAATGAACAGATAAAAGTAAAATTAAAAGAGTTTGAAAATAGTGCAATAAAAGATTGGACAGTAATAAAGAATAGCGTTAGAGATGTAGCAGGAAAGTTCTTCTACAATAGAATTAAAAGAACACCAGTTATTCTACCAATAATTATGGATGTATAA
- a CDS encoding alanine/glycine:cation symporter family protein: MFILESIVNFLNSILWGKNILVVLLIFSGVFFTVKTNFVQLRFLKHMVKLLTDKSNSDSENLSPFQAFCISTATRVGAGNLAGVVSAISIGGAGSIFWMWVVAFLGSATAFVETTLAMIFREKDKTGHFYGGPCFFLKNGLGKKSWGVAFVITGIICWAGVLQVVSNSVTESFNVAFNISPMVISALLTLLAAIVIFGKTDKTAKVLDKVVPIMAVMYLVIVFFIIIKNFALLPQVFSQIFSEAFGIRQGVGGTIGAIIMQGVKRGLFSNEAGTGSAPCAAASATVSHPVQQGLIQSLGVFVDTFIICTATALVMLLTKASVIDGLNGMELLQKSFNYHLGSTFGEIFVAIILFLFCFSTLLGICFYGKVNIKFLTDKEFGQILFKIFALSMIFIGGIQQNFFMWNLADLGLALMTIINLSGVFPLSKFAFDSLKDYQSRFNPIKA, translated from the coding sequence ATGTTTATTTTAGAAAGTATCGTTAATTTTTTAAATTCAATTCTTTGGGGGAAAAATATATTAGTTGTTTTACTTATTTTTTCAGGTGTTTTCTTTACAGTAAAAACTAATTTTGTTCAACTTCGTTTTTTAAAGCATATGGTTAAGCTTTTAACGGATAAATCAAATAGTGATTCTGAAAATCTTTCACCTTTTCAAGCCTTTTGTATAAGTACTGCAACTAGAGTTGGAGCTGGTAATTTAGCTGGTGTTGTTAGTGCAATTTCTATTGGTGGTGCAGGTTCAATTTTCTGGATGTGGGTTGTTGCGTTTTTAGGTTCTGCTACAGCATTTGTAGAAACTACTTTAGCTATGATATTTAGAGAAAAAGATAAAACTGGTCATTTTTATGGCGGTCCTTGCTTTTTTTTAAAAAATGGTCTTGGTAAAAAAAGTTGGGGTGTTGCTTTTGTGATAACTGGTATTATTTGTTGGGCAGGAGTTTTACAAGTTGTTTCAAACTCTGTTACCGAATCATTTAATGTAGCTTTTAATATTAGCCCAATGGTTATTTCTGCTCTTTTAACACTATTAGCAGCTATTGTAATCTTTGGAAAAACAGATAAAACAGCTAAAGTTTTAGATAAAGTAGTTCCTATTATGGCTGTAATGTACCTTGTTATTGTCTTTTTTATAATCATTAAAAACTTCGCTCTTTTACCTCAAGTTTTTTCTCAAATATTCTCAGAAGCTTTTGGAATTAGACAAGGAGTTGGAGGAACTATTGGAGCTATTATTATGCAAGGAGTTAAAAGAGGACTATTTTCTAATGAAGCTGGAACAGGTAGTGCTCCTTGTGCAGCGGCTAGTGCTACAGTTTCTCATCCAGTTCAGCAAGGACTAATTCAAAGCTTAGGGGTTTTTGTAGATACTTTTATAATCTGTACAGCTACAGCTTTAGTTATGCTACTTACTAAAGCCTCTGTTATAGATGGATTAAACGGTATGGAGTTATTACAAAAATCATTCAATTACCATCTGGGTTCAACTTTCGGTGAAATATTTGTAGCTATAATACTTTTTCTTTTCTGTTTCTCTACTCTTTTAGGAATCTGCTTCTATGGAAAAGTTAATATTAAGTTCTTAACTGACAAAGAGTTTGGACAAATACTTTTTAAAATCTTTGCTCTTTCAATGATCTTTATAGGAGGAATACAACAAAATTTCTTTATGTGGAATCTTGCTGATCTTGGTTTAGCTCTTATGACTATTATTAATTTATCTGGTGTATTCCCTCTATCAAAATTTGCATTTGATTCATTAAAGGATTACCAGTCTAGGTTTAATCCTATAAAGGCATAA
- a CDS encoding RsmE family RNA methyltransferase translates to MISVIISKDNIANEIIEIVDKNDINHLKNAFRIKPGEIIRAVDGEYEYICEVLNIEKKIIEAKILERNEDRFSSEVYIEAAIGILKNDKMDLTIQKLTEIGVSKITPLLTKRGVAKITEKKDKWDLIVKEATKQCQAVKLVEIGEPKKLLELNYKEYDLMFVPYECEDKNSLRNILNKVENKPKKVLYIIGPEGGFDKEEIEFLTEKGVMPVSLGKRILRAETASIIVGGILVNEF, encoded by the coding sequence ATGATAAGTGTTATAATATCTAAAGACAATATAGCAAATGAAATAATAGAAATAGTGGACAAAAATGACATAAACCATTTGAAAAATGCTTTTAGAATAAAGCCAGGAGAGATAATAAGAGCTGTAGATGGAGAATATGAGTATATTTGTGAAGTTTTAAATATAGAGAAAAAGATAATAGAAGCTAAAATTTTAGAAAGAAATGAAGATAGATTTTCTTCTGAAGTTTATATAGAAGCTGCTATAGGAATTTTAAAAAATGATAAAATGGATTTAACAATTCAAAAATTGACAGAGATTGGGGTAAGTAAAATAACACCACTATTAACAAAAAGAGGTGTGGCTAAAATTACTGAGAAAAAAGATAAATGGGATCTAATAGTAAAAGAAGCAACAAAGCAGTGCCAAGCTGTTAAATTAGTAGAAATTGGAGAACCGAAAAAATTATTAGAACTAAATTATAAAGAGTATGATTTAATGTTTGTTCCATATGAATGTGAAGATAAAAACTCACTAAGAAATATTTTAAATAAAGTTGAAAATAAACCTAAGAAAGTTTTATATATAATTGGTCCAGAGGGGGGATTTGATAAAGAGGAGATTGAGTTCTTAACAGAGAAAGGTGTTATGCCTGTATCTTTGGGGAAGAGAATATTAAGAGCTGAAACTGCCTCAATTATAGTAGGAGGAATATTAGTAAATGAATTTTAA